A window of Candidatus Saccharibacteria bacterium contains these coding sequences:
- the dnaX gene encoding DNA polymerase III subunit gamma/tau, with protein sequence MGQALYRKYRSRSFDELVGQEHITSTLVQAVQRGAVSHAYLFTGPRGVGKTSVARILAHAINNLEYSDTPHLDIIEIDAASNRRVEDVRDLREKVHIAPTSAPYKVYIIDEVHMLTTESFNALLKTLEEPPAHVVFILATTELHKLPATITSRTQRFAFHAPSPEIITGHLRTLAEKEQISLDDDALSLIAEHGDGSFRDSVSLLDQVRGLASPGQTIDEQAVARLLGLPPRAAISELAEAALGGDATAVAAQLKQLEARGISPATLALQLIRHCMQLAASQPAARHMLDGLVHVARSSHPAASLLLALLPAGQPVAASASAPAAAPAPRSATPARAASPAPAPASSVPASTPATPAAPPPPPVARTSSSSRKKALPVEEEEETEDSATAVTAAMTGPAVNFDFSLIQQRWGNILETIKADSPALVGILKTVAIAEVNGGLGMTCKYAIHKNQLEQARHKLAFGKAVAAITNIAHFEVTVSVDSNVTPAEPLTQALPPTPEAESVLDVMGGGEMVQYSA encoded by the coding sequence ATGGGTCAAGCTTTATACCGCAAATACCGGTCGCGCTCGTTCGATGAACTGGTCGGACAGGAGCACATCACGTCAACGCTTGTGCAAGCCGTGCAACGTGGTGCAGTCAGTCATGCATATTTGTTCACCGGTCCGCGGGGTGTCGGCAAGACAAGTGTTGCCCGTATACTGGCCCATGCCATCAACAACCTTGAGTATAGCGACACACCGCACCTCGACATCATCGAGATCGATGCCGCCAGCAACCGTCGCGTCGAAGACGTCCGTGACCTGCGCGAGAAGGTCCACATCGCGCCCACCAGCGCGCCGTACAAGGTGTACATCATCGATGAGGTACACATGCTAACCACCGAGAGCTTCAACGCCTTGCTCAAGACACTCGAAGAGCCACCGGCGCATGTGGTCTTTATCCTCGCCACGACGGAACTTCATAAATTGCCCGCCACCATTACCAGCCGGACGCAGCGGTTCGCGTTTCATGCGCCGAGTCCGGAGATTATCACCGGCCATCTGCGCACGCTGGCCGAAAAAGAGCAGATCAGCCTGGACGACGATGCCCTGTCACTGATTGCCGAGCATGGCGACGGCAGCTTCCGCGACAGCGTCAGCCTGCTCGACCAGGTGCGCGGTCTGGCCAGCCCTGGCCAGACGATTGATGAACAGGCCGTGGCAAGGTTGCTCGGCCTGCCGCCGCGTGCCGCTATCAGCGAACTGGCCGAAGCCGCATTGGGAGGCGATGCCACTGCCGTCGCAGCCCAGCTCAAGCAGCTGGAAGCCCGCGGCATCAGCCCGGCGACGCTTGCCCTGCAACTCATCCGCCACTGCATGCAGCTGGCAGCCAGCCAGCCGGCTGCCCGGCATATGTTGGACGGTCTGGTACATGTTGCCCGTAGCAGCCACCCGGCCGCCAGCCTGCTGCTGGCGCTATTGCCCGCAGGCCAGCCGGTTGCCGCCAGTGCCAGTGCGCCGGCCGCAGCCCCCGCGCCACGGTCAGCAACACCGGCCCGCGCCGCTTCGCCGGCTCCAGCCCCAGCCTCATCAGTGCCGGCCTCCACTCCGGCCACGCCCGCCGCGCCGCCACCGCCACCCGTCGCCCGTACATCCTCGTCCAGCCGCAAAAAAGCCTTGCCCGTCGAGGAAGAGGAGGAGACCGAGGACAGTGCCACCGCCGTCACCGCCGCCATGACCGGCCCGGCAGTCAATTTTGATTTTTCACTTATCCAGCAGCGCTGGGGCAACATTCTGGAAACAATCAAGGCCGACAGTCCGGCGCTGGTCGGCATCCTTAAGACCGTCGCCATCGCTGAGGTCAACGGAGGGCTGGGCATGACCTGCAAATATGCCATCCACAAGAATCAGCTGGAACAGGCCAGACACAAGCTCGCATTCGGCAAAGCCGTGGCGGCCATCACCAACATCGCCCACTTCGAGGTGACTGTCAGTGTCGACAGCAACGTCACTCCGGCCGAGCCGCTGACCCAGGCCCTGCCGCCGACGCCGGAGGCCGAATCGGTCCTGGACGTCATGGGCGGCGGCGAGATGGTACAATACAGCGCATAA
- the dnaB gene encoding replicative DNA helicase: MAYSRDNDSRYGTKPKPKNSAGKLPPQSLDAEVSLLGAVLIDQDILAEISSIVRPRDFYDKRHEIIFGAMIRLFEQHKPVDLLTLTEALKNKEELDDIGGPGYLADLTTSVPTAAHAESYAEIVSQKATRRRLIKASSEIAEYSFDEDSNIQELLGKAEAELFAVSETNVKQDVTSIAEILNESFERLDELHRNKGQLRGVRTGWRDLDAKTAGLQRSDLIILAARPAMGKTTLVTNLAYNVATKEKKPVILFSLEMSKEQLVNRMLADAANVDSWAIRTGNLTDEDFEKLSHAMGELAEAPIYIDDTPGLTVLEMRTKARRIAHDQPLGLIIIDYLQLMSGSSSGNQSNRVQEVSEISRGLKLVARELDVPLIALSQLSRTVETRTPQIPQLADLRESGSIEQDADIVMFIYREQYYNPETDRQNITDLIIAKHRNGPVGRIELYFHPERLRFMSLDTSHAGHDE, translated from the coding sequence ATGGCATATTCACGAGACAACGACAGCCGCTACGGCACCAAGCCGAAGCCAAAAAACAGCGCCGGCAAACTGCCACCCCAAAGCCTTGATGCCGAGGTGAGCCTTTTGGGTGCCGTACTGATCGACCAGGATATCCTGGCCGAGATCAGCAGTATCGTCCGGCCCCGCGACTTTTACGACAAGCGGCACGAAATCATTTTCGGCGCCATGATCCGCCTCTTCGAGCAGCACAAGCCGGTCGACCTGCTGACCTTGACCGAAGCCCTCAAGAACAAGGAGGAGCTTGATGACATTGGCGGACCGGGCTACCTGGCCGATCTGACCACCTCCGTACCCACGGCTGCCCACGCCGAAAGTTACGCCGAAATCGTCTCGCAGAAGGCTACCCGCCGCCGGCTCATCAAGGCCAGCAGCGAGATCGCCGAGTACAGCTTTGACGAAGACAGCAACATCCAGGAACTGCTGGGCAAGGCCGAGGCCGAACTCTTCGCTGTTTCGGAGACCAACGTCAAGCAGGACGTCACCAGCATCGCCGAGATTCTCAACGAGAGTTTTGAGCGCCTCGATGAACTGCACCGCAACAAAGGCCAGTTGCGCGGCGTCCGCACCGGCTGGCGCGACCTTGATGCCAAGACCGCCGGCCTGCAGCGCAGCGACCTCATCATCCTGGCGGCCCGGCCGGCCATGGGCAAGACGACGCTGGTGACCAACCTGGCCTACAACGTCGCCACCAAAGAGAAGAAGCCGGTTATCCTCTTCAGCCTTGAGATGAGCAAGGAACAGCTGGTTAACCGTATGCTGGCCGACGCTGCCAACGTCGACTCGTGGGCCATCCGCACCGGCAACCTGACTGATGAGGATTTTGAGAAGCTGTCGCATGCCATGGGCGAACTGGCCGAAGCACCGATATACATCGATGACACCCCGGGCCTGACCGTCCTAGAAATGCGCACCAAAGCCCGCCGCATCGCCCACGACCAACCCCTGGGCCTGATCATCATCGACTATCTGCAGCTGATGAGCGGCAGCAGTTCCGGCAACCAGAGCAACCGTGTCCAGGAGGTGAGTGAGATCTCGCGCGGCCTCAAGCTGGTGGCCCGCGAACTTGACGTACCGCTGATCGCCCTGAGCCAGCTCAGCCGTACCGTTGAGACACGCACGCCGCAGATCCCACAGCTGGCCGACCTGCGTGAATCGGGCTCCATCGAGCAGGACGCCGATATCGTCATGTTCATCTACCGCGAGCAGTATTACAATCCGGAGACCGACCGCCAGAACATCACCGACCTGATTATCGCCAAACACCGTAACGGCCCGGTCGGCCGCATCGAATTGTACTTCCACCCGGAGCGGCTGCGTTTCATGTCACTCGACACCAGTCACGCCGGCCACGACGAATAG
- a CDS encoding glycosyltransferase family 39 protein, with translation MRIGTLKELVLYRYRYIVGMILLIGFGVAMTSWQLGSVPPGFNREEIGSAIAAGSLSIDSASFVNVPYYLLQKASLGVFGPSALGIRLPSIILAMLMAAAVFVLLRQWFGQNTAVVGTILTVTASQFLMESRAGNPDIVYSLWTAALLATAALVNRQRKGQQFWFWLFCLVAGLSLYTPFFAIILIVMGIGMALSRQSRGLLEEVGQGTLTLGGLTFAAVIAPLVYGIYKHPQQAFELIGATQLASAAQTQEHLHFLLQSLFSLVPNDERLLIPALSLPGLLLALYGLYKSFRHFGNIRYAITVLLLGVSLVLFIFVPDAPFALLFVPIKLLVIFGLHAFISNWYSLFPRNPYARIMALFPLALLLMVMVQFHYTRYFHGLARAEQVRLAYDGDITLIKHKLDSQPVLQSGTIVVGSDQKPFYALLQKNYPNLSVIAPSELAGKDDTPILIVAANQQKAVSSELPDVTPRFLADDRPGDALRFRIYRK, from the coding sequence ATGCGCATCGGCACGCTCAAAGAATTAGTCCTCTATCGCTACCGTTATATCGTCGGGATGATCCTGTTGATAGGTTTCGGCGTCGCCATGACCAGCTGGCAGCTCGGCTCGGTCCCACCCGGCTTCAACCGTGAAGAGATCGGCAGCGCCATCGCCGCGGGTAGCCTGTCCATTGACAGCGCCTCGTTCGTCAACGTACCATACTACCTGCTGCAGAAGGCCAGCCTCGGCGTCTTCGGACCGTCGGCACTCGGCATACGTCTTCCGTCGATCATCCTGGCAATGCTGATGGCCGCTGCCGTCTTCGTACTGCTGCGCCAGTGGTTCGGCCAGAACACCGCCGTCGTCGGCACCATCCTGACCGTCACCGCCAGCCAGTTCCTGATGGAAAGCCGGGCTGGCAACCCCGATATCGTCTATAGCCTATGGACAGCCGCCTTGCTGGCCACCGCCGCCCTGGTCAACCGCCAGCGCAAGGGGCAGCAATTCTGGTTCTGGCTGTTCTGCCTGGTGGCGGGGCTGTCGCTGTACACGCCGTTCTTTGCCATCATCCTGATCGTCATGGGCATCGGCATGGCACTCTCCCGGCAGTCGCGCGGCTTGCTCGAGGAGGTCGGGCAGGGGACGCTGACGCTGGGCGGCCTGACCTTCGCCGCTGTCATCGCGCCGCTGGTATACGGTATATACAAGCATCCCCAACAGGCCTTCGAACTCATCGGTGCCACCCAGCTAGCCTCCGCCGCCCAGACACAGGAACATCTTCACTTCCTGCTGCAGAGCCTTTTCAGCCTGGTGCCCAACGATGAGCGCCTGCTGATTCCCGCCCTCAGCCTGCCCGGCCTGCTTCTGGCGCTCTATGGGCTCTATAAGTCCTTCCGCCATTTCGGCAATATCCGCTACGCCATCACCGTGCTGCTGCTAGGGGTGTCACTTGTGTTGTTCATCTTCGTGCCGGATGCGCCGTTCGCCCTGTTGTTCGTGCCGATCAAGCTGCTGGTCATCTTCGGCCTGCACGCCTTCATCAGCAACTGGTATTCGCTGTTCCCACGCAACCCCTACGCCCGGATCATGGCCCTGTTCCCGCTGGCGCTGCTGTTGATGGTCATGGTGCAGTTCCACTACACCCGTTATTTCCACGGCCTGGCCCGCGCCGAACAGGTCCGCTTGGCGTACGACGGCGACATTACGCTTATCAAGCACAAGCTCGACAGCCAGCCGGTATTACAAAGCGGCACCATCGTCGTCGGCAGCGACCAGAAACCGTTTTATGCGCTGCTTCAGAAGAATTATCCCAACCTGAGCGTCATCGCTCCCAGCGAGCTGGCCGGCAAGGACGACACGCCCATCCTGATCGTCGCCGCCAACCAGCAGAAAGCCGTCAGCAGCGAGCTGCCAGACGTCACGCCGCGTTTCCTGGCCGACGACCGCCCGGGTGACGCCCTGCGTTTCCGCATATATCGCAAGTAA
- a CDS encoding YbaB/EbfC family nucleoid-associated protein translates to MFDQAKMVMKLKKAQKELAKEVVEVEAGEGAVVVQVTGELKLKKVTIDPDRVDLDDIEELEKWVELAVREGMNRAQQLAAEKMKPLMGGLGNLGM, encoded by the coding sequence ATGTTCGACCAAGCCAAGATGGTAATGAAACTGAAGAAGGCCCAGAAAGAGCTGGCCAAGGAAGTCGTCGAAGTTGAAGCCGGCGAAGGTGCCGTCGTCGTCCAGGTAACGGGCGAACTGAAGCTCAAAAAGGTCACCATCGACCCGGACCGCGTCGACCTGGATGATATCGAAGAGCTGGAAAAGTGGGTCGAGCTGGCCGTCCGCGAAGGTATGAACCGTGCCCAGCAGCTGGCTGCCGAGAAAATGAAGCCCTTGATGGGCGGTCTAGGCAACCTGGGCATGTAG
- the recR gene encoding recombination protein RecR: MSTLLPKALQAVIDEFAHLSGVGPRTAERYAYGLFKADPRVSSQLARALQSLHGGVKLCPKTFALIDADETVSSLYSDESRDKQMVAVVEDPLDVIAIEKTRQFKGTYHVLGGAISPIDGIEPEQLHVNELLARIYDDGVREVILATNASVEGETTALYVQRQIEEAGLKVEVSRLARGLPVGVDLEYADHITLKHALEGRKRLQ, from the coding sequence ATGAGCACCCTGCTGCCAAAAGCCCTGCAAGCCGTCATTGATGAGTTCGCCCACCTCTCGGGCGTCGGGCCGCGTACTGCCGAACGGTATGCCTATGGCCTGTTCAAGGCCGATCCGCGCGTCAGTTCACAGCTGGCACGGGCTTTGCAATCGCTGCATGGCGGCGTCAAGCTGTGCCCCAAGACATTCGCGCTGATTGATGCCGACGAGACCGTTTCTTCGCTCTACAGCGACGAGAGCCGCGACAAGCAGATGGTGGCGGTCGTCGAAGACCCGCTGGACGTCATCGCTATCGAAAAGACCCGCCAGTTCAAAGGCACCTACCACGTACTGGGCGGCGCCATCAGCCCGATTGACGGTATCGAGCCGGAACAGCTGCATGTGAACGAGCTGCTGGCCAGGATTTACGATGATGGCGTGCGCGAGGTTATTCTGGCCACCAATGCCAGTGTCGAAGGCGAGACGACAGCACTGTACGTACAGCGCCAGATAGAGGAGGCGGGACTAAAGGTAGAGGTCAGCCGTCTGGCCCGCGGCCTGCCGGTAGGCGTTGACCTGGAATATGCCGATCATATTACGCTGAAACATGCTTTGGAGGGCCGGAAGCGGCTGCAGTAA
- a CDS encoding LPXTG cell wall anchor domain-containing protein, giving the protein MYDNAPIVGGMGAGAATAAVTVLPSTGASILQPLALSVLAGMLTWGILYARKQRQNQTR; this is encoded by the coding sequence ATGTACGATAACGCACCAATCGTCGGTGGCATGGGCGCAGGCGCCGCTACCGCTGCAGTCACCGTTCTGCCAAGCACTGGCGCAAGCATCTTGCAGCCACTGGCCCTGTCCGTCCTGGCCGGCATGCTGACCTGGGGTATCCTGTACGCCCGCAAGCAGCGCCAGAACCAGACTCGCTAG
- a CDS encoding polysaccharide deacetylase family protein yields the protein MKSTTISTERLIAYNPEHSKQQHPIMKQLNSMVKSMAALLFTLAPLMSYGVWLHSFQPSDQRPVNNLAVIASAQAEPRLWDEPLVSVTFDDGWESIYSNGAPILEKYGIRSTQYILSGEFDDQQYLSKEQVLSLQKAGHDIQSHTVSHADLRTVDDPKLLREVAESKADLTRLTGREVTDFATPLNSHTPHNLEVIKQHYRSHRNTEVDINRRGQYDYNHRNNFNIYQIKAFSVERTTTTEQIVKYLEEAKRLNAWAVLVYHEVDENSPSQYAVTTAQLDAQMKAVKDSGIRTVTMDEVLDSYERQ from the coding sequence ATGAAATCGACCACCATATCGACTGAGCGTCTGATTGCCTACAATCCGGAGCACAGCAAGCAGCAGCATCCTATCATGAAGCAGCTGAACTCGATGGTAAAGTCTATGGCGGCCCTCCTTTTTACATTGGCTCCGCTCATGTCGTACGGCGTCTGGCTGCATTCGTTCCAGCCGTCCGACCAGCGGCCAGTCAACAACCTGGCGGTCATCGCCAGTGCCCAGGCCGAGCCCAGGCTGTGGGACGAACCCCTGGTAAGCGTCACCTTTGATGATGGCTGGGAAAGTATCTACAGCAACGGCGCACCGATACTGGAAAAGTATGGCATCCGCAGCACCCAGTACATCCTCTCAGGTGAGTTCGACGACCAGCAGTACCTCAGCAAAGAACAGGTACTGTCGCTACAGAAGGCTGGCCATGATATCCAGTCGCACACCGTCTCACACGCCGATCTGCGCACCGTCGATGACCCGAAGCTGCTGCGTGAAGTAGCCGAATCCAAAGCCGATCTGACCCGGCTGACCGGCCGCGAAGTCACCGACTTTGCCACGCCCCTCAACTCACACACGCCGCACAACCTTGAGGTGATTAAGCAGCACTACCGTTCACACCGCAACACCGAGGTTGATATCAACCGGCGTGGCCAGTACGACTATAATCACCGCAACAACTTCAACATCTACCAGATCAAGGCTTTCAGCGTCGAACGCACGACGACCACCGAGCAGATAGTGAAATACCTCGAAGAAGCTAAGCGTCTCAACGCCTGGGCAGTGTTGGTATACCACGAGGTCGACGAGAACTCGCCCAGCCAGTACGCGGTCACTACGGCGCAGCTGGATGCACAAATGAAGGCCGTAAAAGACAGTGGCATCCGCACTGTCACCATGGATGAAGTCCTGGATAGCTACGAAAGGCAATAG
- a CDS encoding glycosyltransferase, with protein sequence MTTLGKKPARQWLALIMSAHNEELVIENTIHSAVMAGMPLEHIYVVDDASTDRTAEIARDLLGRGNVLTVAHSGKGLALTRGAKRFKLSSRYEWIHVVDADCQFAGDYFANFRARLDPTAAAATGYVKSMRGSIISAYRVYEYTFGMEVVRRFQHMIGTIPIIPGPTSCFRADIFDKVRFDNGALAEDFDVTLQVHRQKLGKIQFIEGAVVYTQDPGTVRDFIRQITRWNRGVLQGFKRHRIGTRASKLDIYLQYQLLNCLSMVFSYGLIIPLAGLKHGLLLTMATAFLADVIMTLGLVFYTASLARRLDIMSAFPYIYMLRWISVGVFIKSYVEIMILRKFRGTSGAWTTPTRQRIAN encoded by the coding sequence ATGACCACCCTCGGCAAGAAACCCGCCCGCCAGTGGCTCGCCCTGATCATGTCGGCTCACAATGAGGAGCTGGTGATTGAAAACACCATCCACTCCGCCGTCATGGCCGGCATGCCGCTGGAACACATCTACGTCGTCGACGACGCGTCGACCGACCGCACTGCCGAAATTGCCCGCGATCTGCTGGGCCGCGGCAATGTCCTTACCGTCGCGCACAGTGGCAAAGGCCTGGCTCTGACCCGTGGCGCCAAACGCTTCAAGCTGTCCAGCCGTTACGAGTGGATCCACGTCGTCGACGCTGACTGCCAGTTTGCCGGCGACTACTTCGCCAACTTCCGTGCCCGGCTTGACCCGACAGCCGCCGCAGCGACCGGCTACGTTAAGAGTATGCGCGGCTCGATTATCTCCGCCTACCGCGTCTACGAGTACACGTTCGGCATGGAGGTGGTACGGCGCTTTCAGCATATGATCGGTACCATTCCGATTATTCCCGGGCCTACCTCGTGCTTCCGGGCAGACATCTTCGACAAAGTCCGCTTTGACAACGGCGCCCTGGCCGAGGATTTTGATGTCACCTTGCAGGTCCACCGCCAGAAGCTGGGCAAGATCCAGTTTATCGAAGGGGCCGTGGTCTACACGCAGGACCCTGGCACCGTCCGCGACTTCATCCGGCAGATTACCCGCTGGAACCGCGGCGTACTGCAGGGCTTCAAGCGCCACCGCATCGGTACCCGCGCCAGCAAGCTGGACATCTACTTGCAGTACCAGCTGCTGAATTGTCTGTCGATGGTGTTCAGCTACGGCTTGATCATCCCGCTGGCCGGCCTGAAGCACGGGCTGCTGCTAACGATGGCTACCGCTTTTCTGGCTGATGTCATCATGACGCTTGGGCTGGTGTTCTACACAGCCTCGCTGGCGCGGCGGCTCGACATCATGAGCGCCTTCCCGTATATCTACATGCTGCGCTGGATCTCTGTCGGCGTCTTTATCAAGAGCTACGTCGAGATTATGATCCTGCGCAAGTTCCGTGGCACTTCCGGTGCCTGGACGACGCCGACGCGGCAACGGATCGCCAACTAG
- a CDS encoding DHH family phosphoesterase yields MYITAAEALDRASHIVVIQAENPDGDSLGSALALEELLGNRGKQVSMYCKVNIPSYLRYFKGWDRVTADFPRKADLAIIVDTASATLLQKALSPEVRTKLSHMPVIVFDHHVTKGDLPFPTIDVLDPSRVATGELLLDFAEQSGWDITPDAADNLLGSILADSLGLTTEGTSPESVRSVAKLMEYGTHTSQVETRRREFMRKSPEILAYKGRLLQRIDYFLDGALAVIHIPWEEIEEYSDRFNPSVLVLDEMRLVDNVKIAVAIKTYPDGRITGKLRANPEAKIAEMVAGYFGGGGHPFSAGFRVYDNYETVIKELVNATDKALQNLSNTASKNASTPAKSAQDGC; encoded by the coding sequence ATGTATATCACTGCGGCCGAAGCGCTGGATCGTGCCAGCCATATCGTCGTCATCCAGGCCGAAAACCCGGATGGAGACTCCCTGGGCTCTGCTTTGGCGTTAGAAGAACTGCTCGGCAACCGCGGCAAGCAGGTGAGTATGTACTGCAAGGTCAACATTCCCTCGTACCTCCGCTATTTCAAGGGCTGGGATCGTGTTACTGCCGATTTTCCGCGCAAGGCCGACCTGGCGATCATTGTTGATACTGCCAGTGCGACACTGCTCCAGAAGGCGTTATCTCCTGAAGTACGCACCAAACTATCCCACATGCCGGTCATCGTCTTCGACCATCACGTTACCAAAGGCGACCTGCCGTTTCCGACCATCGATGTCCTCGACCCAAGCCGCGTCGCCACCGGCGAGCTGCTGCTTGACTTTGCCGAACAGTCCGGCTGGGATATCACACCTGACGCCGCAGACAATCTGCTTGGCTCCATTCTGGCCGATAGCCTGGGTCTGACCACTGAGGGCACTAGTCCGGAAAGTGTCCGTTCCGTTGCCAAATTAATGGAGTACGGCACCCACACCAGCCAGGTGGAAACACGGCGGCGTGAGTTCATGCGCAAAAGCCCTGAGATTCTGGCCTACAAGGGCCGCCTGCTGCAGCGCATCGACTATTTCCTGGACGGAGCGCTGGCCGTCATCCACATTCCCTGGGAAGAGATCGAGGAGTATTCCGACCGCTTCAATCCAAGCGTGCTCGTGCTGGACGAAATGCGGCTGGTGGACAACGTCAAAATTGCCGTGGCAATCAAGACGTACCCAGACGGACGAATCACCGGCAAGCTGCGGGCAAACCCCGAGGCCAAGATCGCCGAGATGGTGGCCGGCTACTTCGGGGGCGGCGGCCATCCATTCTCGGCTGGATTCAGAGTATATGACAATTATGAAACCGTGATTAAAGAATTGGTGAATGCCACCGACAAGGCATTGCAAAACCTTTCAAACACCGCTTCCAAAAATGCCAGTACCCCTGCTAAAAGTGCTCAGGATGGTTGTTGA
- a CDS encoding cysteine--tRNA ligase — protein MNTHTQSVTFHNSPARQRQEFTPLEPGRVTLYTCGPTVYNYLHVGNWVAYVRWDMLVRTLELSGYKVERVMNITDVGHLTGENEGDADQGEDKLEKGARREGKTAWEVAKMYTDDFLAGMQALALLPPQHITKATDYIPQQIALVKTLEEKGFTYIISDGVYFDTAEFPRYAEFAQLDLKALQEGARVTANPEKRNASDFAVWKFSPKDAKRDMEWDSPWGTGFPGWHLECSAMAMDILGETIDIHTGGIDHIPVHHTNEIAQSEAASGRQFVRYWLHNAHLLAEGTKISKSLGNGFTLQDIAKEGYSPLDFKMFVLQSHYRTESNFSWQNLAAAAARLSNWREFAVLRWQAEGGDDAKLSALIDEAWAAITKALQNDLDTPEALRHTDEIAGKLKAATPAQLPKHRLAAFIAQLDKAFGLQLEQNTPDITKAGQTLLDERQTALQNKDWDTSDQLRASLRDDHGIIVRDIQQDGNKRQLWSWTGSK, from the coding sequence ATGAATACACACACGCAATCAGTCACATTTCATAACTCACCCGCCAGGCAGCGGCAGGAGTTCACGCCGCTCGAGCCGGGCAGGGTAACGCTTTATACCTGCGGCCCGACCGTCTATAACTATCTCCACGTCGGCAACTGGGTGGCGTATGTCCGTTGGGACATGTTGGTGCGCACCCTTGAGTTGAGCGGCTATAAAGTGGAACGCGTCATGAACATCACCGACGTCGGCCACCTGACCGGCGAGAATGAAGGCGACGCCGATCAAGGTGAAGACAAACTGGAGAAGGGTGCCCGCCGGGAAGGTAAGACCGCCTGGGAAGTCGCAAAGATGTATACAGACGACTTTTTAGCCGGCATGCAGGCACTGGCGCTACTGCCGCCGCAACACATCACCAAGGCCACCGACTACATCCCGCAGCAGATCGCCCTCGTCAAAACCTTGGAGGAAAAGGGCTTTACCTACATCATCAGTGACGGCGTCTATTTCGATACCGCCGAATTCCCGCGCTACGCCGAATTCGCCCAGCTGGATCTCAAGGCCCTGCAGGAGGGAGCACGCGTCACAGCCAATCCCGAAAAACGCAACGCCAGCGATTTCGCCGTCTGGAAATTCAGCCCTAAGGACGCCAAGCGCGACATGGAATGGGACAGTCCCTGGGGCACCGGCTTCCCGGGTTGGCACCTGGAATGCTCGGCCATGGCCATGGATATCCTTGGCGAGACCATTGATATCCATACCGGCGGCATCGACCATATTCCCGTCCACCACACCAACGAGATAGCACAGAGCGAAGCGGCCAGTGGCAGGCAGTTCGTGCGCTACTGGCTGCATAATGCCCACTTACTGGCCGAGGGCACCAAGATCAGCAAAAGCCTGGGCAACGGCTTCACCCTGCAGGACATTGCCAAAGAAGGATACTCACCACTCGATTTCAAGATGTTCGTCCTGCAAAGCCACTACCGCACCGAGAGCAACTTCAGTTGGCAGAATCTGGCAGCGGCCGCCGCGCGGCTGAGCAATTGGCGGGAGTTTGCCGTGCTGCGCTGGCAGGCGGAAGGCGGAGATGATGCCAAACTGAGCGCCTTGATTGACGAAGCCTGGGCTGCGATTACCAAAGCATTGCAAAACGATCTGGACACGCCGGAAGCCCTGCGCCATACCGATGAAATCGCCGGCAAGCTGAAAGCCGCTACGCCCGCACAGCTGCCCAAGCACCGCCTTGCTGCGTTCATTGCACAACTCGACAAAGCATTCGGTCTACAGCTTGAACAAAATACTCCAGACATCACTAAGGCCGGCCAGACATTACTTGATGAGCGTCAGACCGCATTACAGAACAAAGACTGGGACACCAGCGACCAGCTGCGTGCCAGCCTGCGCGACGACCATGGCATCATCGTCCGCGACATCCAGCAGGACGGCAACAAGCGCCAACTATGGAGCTGGACCGGCTCAAAATAG